The following are from one region of the Segatella oris genome:
- a CDS encoding outer membrane protein assembly factor produces the protein MNNIKKAFFILAAGMTCSVPAFAQDKILHPDISYAGTPRSCIIGGINISGIEGYEDYMLTGISGLQVGQEITVPGTEITNAVKRYWRHGLFSDVQISADSIVGRKIYLHIALKTRPRVSVINYEGLKKSEREDMEKKLGLLKGSQITPNMIDRAKILAKKYFDDKGFKNAEITINQRDDVASKGNVILDVIVDKKEKMKVRSIIIEGNKALTSSKIKGGLFKKGAFAKIHEAGKLSSFLKAKKFTPERWATDKKNLIEKYNEYGYRDATLLKDSVWNVDPKHVDIYVKIDEGQKYYLRNITWVGNTVYSTLQLNSILGMKKGDVYNQKLLDKRVSKDEDAAANLYYNHGYVFSSINPTEVNIDGDSIDLEMRVTEGPQAYLSHVRINGNTRLYENVIRRELRTKPGDLFSREALMRSLREIQSMGHFDPEKSSQPDVKPNPEDGTVDINYNLEQKSNDQIEFSLGWGQTGVIGKIGLKLNNFSMANLFRKNKEHRGIMPIGDGEVLSLSAQTNGSYYQSYNASYSTNWLGGKRPNQFSVGLYFSKMTDVSSSYYNDAYRRNYLNSYYGGYGYGYGNYNNNYYENYYDPDTYMRMYGISLGWGKRLRWPDDYFVLSAQLAYQRYQLKNWKYFLMNNGAANNLNLSISLSRTSTDNPLFPRRGSEFTASVTLTPPWSVWSHKDYKNLAMNPYSPTYSAEQQEKYRWVEYHKWKFKAKTYTALSGGQKCFVLMTRIEMGLLGSYNKYKKSPFETYYMGGDGMSGTSSSYADETIGLRGYENGSLAYNGYAYDRFTLELRYPFLLGNTTIYGLGFVEAGNAWSDTKYFNPFDMKRSAGLGVRIYLPMVGLMGIDWAYGFDKDNVNKKKGGSQFHFILGQEF, from the coding sequence ATGAACAATATAAAGAAAGCTTTTTTCATATTGGCAGCGGGAATGACCTGCAGTGTCCCTGCCTTTGCACAGGATAAGATACTTCATCCGGACATCTCCTATGCCGGAACACCTCGCTCCTGCATTATCGGAGGTATCAATATCTCTGGCATTGAGGGCTATGAAGACTATATGCTGACAGGTATATCAGGCCTGCAGGTTGGTCAGGAGATTACAGTTCCCGGCACAGAAATCACCAATGCCGTGAAGCGTTACTGGCGTCATGGACTCTTTTCTGACGTTCAGATTTCTGCCGACTCTATCGTTGGACGTAAGATTTACCTACATATTGCACTGAAAACACGCCCACGCGTGTCGGTCATCAACTATGAAGGACTGAAGAAAAGCGAGCGCGAAGACATGGAAAAGAAGTTGGGATTGCTCAAAGGTTCGCAGATTACGCCCAACATGATAGACCGCGCGAAGATCCTTGCCAAGAAGTATTTCGACGACAAAGGCTTCAAGAATGCAGAGATTACGATTAATCAGCGAGACGATGTTGCCAGCAAAGGCAACGTAATTCTTGACGTCATTGTCGATAAGAAAGAGAAGATGAAGGTGCGTAGCATCATCATTGAAGGCAACAAGGCCTTGACTTCATCGAAGATTAAAGGTGGTTTGTTCAAGAAAGGTGCCTTTGCCAAAATCCACGAGGCAGGCAAACTCAGCTCGTTCCTCAAGGCAAAGAAGTTCACGCCTGAACGCTGGGCTACCGACAAGAAGAACCTCATTGAGAAATACAACGAATATGGTTATCGCGATGCTACCCTTCTGAAAGACAGCGTTTGGAATGTAGACCCCAAACATGTTGATATCTATGTGAAGATTGACGAAGGTCAGAAATACTACCTCCGCAACATCACCTGGGTAGGCAACACGGTTTATTCCACCCTGCAACTGAACAGTATCTTGGGAATGAAAAAGGGCGATGTGTACAATCAGAAGCTTCTCGACAAGCGAGTTTCCAAAGACGAAGATGCTGCAGCCAACCTCTATTATAACCATGGTTATGTATTCTCAAGCATCAATCCGACCGAAGTGAATATCGATGGCGACTCTATTGATCTTGAAATGCGTGTCACTGAGGGACCACAGGCCTATCTGAGCCATGTGCGCATCAATGGTAACACGCGTCTCTATGAGAACGTTATCCGTCGCGAGTTGCGTACGAAGCCGGGCGATTTGTTCTCCCGTGAAGCGCTCATGCGTTCGCTTCGAGAAATTCAGTCCATGGGACATTTCGACCCCGAAAAGAGCAGTCAACCCGATGTTAAGCCTAATCCCGAGGACGGAACTGTAGACATTAACTACAACCTCGAGCAGAAGAGCAACGACCAGATTGAGTTCTCTTTGGGCTGGGGACAGACCGGTGTAATCGGTAAGATCGGTTTGAAACTCAACAATTTCTCCATGGCTAACCTCTTCAGAAAGAACAAAGAGCACCGTGGTATCATGCCTATCGGTGACGGAGAGGTGCTGAGTTTGAGTGCACAGACCAACGGTTCCTACTATCAGAGCTATAATGCCAGCTATTCAACCAACTGGCTTGGCGGCAAACGCCCTAATCAGTTCAGTGTTGGTTTGTATTTCAGCAAGATGACCGACGTGTCAAGCAGCTACTACAACGATGCTTATCGCCGAAACTATCTGAACTCCTATTATGGCGGTTATGGCTATGGTTACGGCAATTATAACAACAACTACTACGAAAACTACTATGACCCCGACACCTACATGCGCATGTATGGTATCAGCTTGGGTTGGGGAAAGCGCCTGCGTTGGCCTGATGATTACTTCGTGCTTTCGGCACAATTGGCTTATCAGCGCTATCAACTGAAGAACTGGAAATACTTCTTGATGAACAATGGTGCAGCCAACAACCTCAACCTAAGTATCTCGCTGAGCCGCACTTCTACCGACAATCCACTCTTTCCACGCCGTGGTTCAGAGTTCACAGCCAGTGTAACGCTCACTCCACCATGGAGTGTTTGGAGCCATAAAGACTATAAGAACTTAGCCATGAACCCCTATTCTCCGACATATTCTGCCGAGCAACAGGAGAAATATCGTTGGGTAGAATACCACAAGTGGAAGTTCAAGGCCAAAACTTATACGGCTTTAAGCGGTGGTCAGAAATGCTTCGTGCTGATGACACGCATTGAGATGGGCTTGTTAGGCAGCTACAACAAATACAAGAAGAGCCCATTTGAAACCTACTATATGGGTGGAGATGGCATGAGCGGAACCTCTTCAAGCTATGCTGATGAGACTATCGGACTGCGCGGTTATGAGAATGGTTCACTCGCCTACAATGGCTATGCCTACGACCGTTTCACACTCGAATTGCGCTATCCGTTCCTCTTAGGAAACACGACTATCTATGGATTGGGCTTTGTCGAAGCAGGTAATGCCTGGTCAGACACGAAATATTTCAATCCATTCGACATGAAGCGCAGTGCCGGTCTCGGTGTCCGCATCTACCTTCCAATGGTTGGTTTGATGGGTATTGACTGGGCTTACGGCTTCGATAAGGACAATGTGAACAAGAAGAAAGGTGGCAGTCAGTTCCACTTCATCCTCGGACAAGAATTCTAA
- a CDS encoding OmpH family outer membrane protein — MEKSIFKKGLGIFLLLSLLTLLPLSAAAQKFALVDMEYIFKNIPAYERANEQLNQVSKKWQAEVEALNTEASTMYKNYQNESVFLSQEQKKTKQEQIMNKEKAAADLKKKYFGPEGELFKKREALMTPIQEEVYNAVKEISELRGYSLVIDRSSDQGIIFGSPKIDISNEVLLKLGYSR; from the coding sequence ATGGAAAAATCAATATTCAAAAAAGGATTGGGTATCTTTTTACTCCTTTCCCTTCTTACCCTTTTACCTCTATCTGCCGCTGCGCAGAAGTTCGCATTGGTCGACATGGAGTATATCTTCAAGAACATTCCTGCCTATGAGCGTGCCAACGAGCAGTTGAACCAAGTCAGCAAGAAGTGGCAGGCCGAGGTGGAAGCACTCAATACAGAGGCAAGTACAATGTACAAAAACTATCAGAACGAGTCGGTATTCCTCTCTCAAGAGCAGAAAAAGACCAAGCAAGAGCAGATCATGAATAAAGAAAAGGCTGCTGCCGACTTGAAGAAGAAATACTTCGGCCCCGAAGGTGAACTCTTCAAAAAGCGTGAAGCACTGATGACCCCCATTCAGGAAGAGGTCTACAATGCCGTGAAAGAAATCTCCGAACTGCGCGGTTACAGTCTTGTCATCGACCGTTCGAGCGACCAAGGCATTATCTTCGGCAGTCCGAAAATCGACATTTCAAACGAAGTCTTGCTTAAGTTAGGCTACAGCCGATAG
- a CDS encoding OmpH family outer membrane protein, with protein MKKILLMMLMFAPIATFAQKFGHINAQEVMTQMPEFIKARGEMEAKAKQFENDLKAMQDELQRKSQEYDKNKSTMNATKQQETETELNTLYQKYQQALQDNQQTLSKEQQEKMQPITTKLVNAIKAVGKAGGYVYIMDVSSGIPYISDTLSKDVTAEVKAQLNKLK; from the coding sequence ATGAAAAAGATTCTTTTAATGATGTTGATGTTCGCTCCTATAGCAACATTTGCACAGAAATTCGGCCACATCAACGCACAGGAAGTGATGACTCAGATGCCTGAATTCATCAAGGCACGTGGCGAAATGGAGGCAAAGGCTAAGCAGTTTGAGAACGATCTCAAAGCCATGCAGGACGAATTGCAACGCAAGAGTCAGGAGTATGACAAGAACAAGTCTACCATGAACGCCACCAAGCAGCAGGAGACAGAAACAGAACTTAATACTCTCTATCAGAAGTATCAGCAGGCATTGCAGGACAACCAGCAGACACTTTCCAAGGAACAGCAGGAGAAAATGCAGCCTATCACAACCAAATTGGTGAATGCAATCAAGGCTGTTGGCAAGGCTGGTGGCTATGTTTACATCATGGATGTAAGCTCCGGCATTCCTTACATCAGTGATACGCTGAGCAAAGATGTCACTGCCGAAGTGAAAGCACAGCTTAATAAACTGAAGTAA
- a CDS encoding C40 family peptidase, with amino-acid sequence MYFKKIFALSILWITSFSFAVAGNPITPEDASEGIEDYCDHSEFEALFNVSGFDLITRAKDFLGTPYRYGASSPSGFDCSGFTSYVYKCMNISLGRSSRDQWKQGLSIDKDEIQVGDLVFFGSRKHTIGHVGIVCEVRDDGNFKFIHSSCKYGVTISNSEEGYYAHRYRGARRILEG; translated from the coding sequence ATGTATTTTAAGAAGATATTCGCCCTTTCAATCCTATGGATTACCTCCTTTTCGTTCGCTGTTGCGGGCAACCCTATCACGCCTGAAGACGCTTCTGAAGGCATCGAAGACTATTGTGATCACAGTGAATTCGAGGCACTCTTCAATGTTTCAGGCTTTGATCTCATCACCAGAGCCAAGGACTTCCTCGGCACTCCCTATCGTTATGGCGCATCAAGTCCGTCGGGTTTCGACTGTTCGGGCTTCACAAGCTATGTCTATAAGTGCATGAACATCTCACTTGGGCGGTCAAGTCGCGACCAGTGGAAACAGGGATTATCTATTGATAAGGATGAAATTCAGGTGGGAGACCTCGTATTTTTCGGTTCAAGAAAACACACCATCGGTCATGTCGGCATTGTATGTGAGGTCAGGGATGACGGGAATTTCAAGTTCATTCATTCCAGCTGCAAGTATGGAGTGACCATAAGCAACAGTGAAGAAGGCTATTATGCCCACCGATATAGAGGCGCAAGAAGAATTCTCGAGGGTTAA
- the tssD gene encoding type VI secretion system tube protein TssD: MGSFRATLELGGKEYDVLYSNYEFSRNTDSKGKPSSSISGGRVSVTVESTEDTTAIEAMLNSQFKAVDGKIIYKKTEEDAKMKEIEFKNAYIVHYKETLDATNEVPMTIAMTFSAETITVGNAELDNRWPKV, translated from the coding sequence ATGGGTTCATTCAGAGCAACACTGGAATTGGGCGGCAAGGAATATGACGTCCTGTATTCAAACTACGAGTTCAGCCGCAATACTGACTCTAAAGGCAAGCCGTCGTCAAGCATTTCCGGCGGAAGAGTATCTGTTACGGTAGAATCTACAGAGGATACCACTGCCATTGAGGCCATGCTCAACAGCCAGTTCAAGGCCGTTGACGGAAAAATCATCTACAAGAAGACCGAAGAGGATGCCAAGATGAAGGAAATCGAGTTCAAGAACGCCTACATCGTGCATTACAAGGAAACCCTTGATGCAACCAACGAGGTACCGATGACTATCGCCATGACCTTCTCGGCTGAGACCATTACCGTGGGCAATGCCGAGCTGGATAACCGCTGGCCAAAAGTATAA
- a CDS encoding type VI secretion system Vgr family protein: protein MSILNHKISVGIDGKQLFSFKSLKLHQSINNHHRFELLLDLEAGGNRYAHNLKDSAKWIGKSFAVYAGEKSETTFMGVVTGVSLHRKNSDFGHILVSGYSETYRLETDLNFNSWTGCTLADIIKEMTSKAGVSARINPEYTEKLDYVCQYNESDFTFIKRLALQYNEWLYYDGIDLVFGRPVHLPDAVKLEFGTSLSSLDIGVKALAKPAKVFSYHSLNDQTIAAETPNKPTDKDQLGYEAFQASLEMYRNPARQYALPRIHYTSEMTRYVRKKQEAATAESHYVLGQSETATLVTGSVVDLKSSFLERAGSLTSESLGEFFITEITHTVGEDSYYSNTFKAIPAVVDTLPEPEVEMPVAEPQMARVTRNDDKFGHGRVQVQMNWQTEKMSTDWLRVMAPDGGSSDQVKSNRGFVFIPEVGDQVLVGFRHGDPNRPYVMGSLFNGTTGAGGGKENITKTIVTRSGHTLAFNDMENGNWGITLKDAKGNVFHMDTKGSSINITAPQTITLNAANIMLNASNKIGLQSSSVSKDGTKNGVIEMAALKTVSLKSDTEDIKISAESKGIGLKAQTGISSESDTLSLNSRISSLDTKEHLKIQADGVNMDGGSSMKISSSDTDII from the coding sequence ATGTCAATACTCAACCACAAGATTTCCGTAGGCATAGACGGAAAGCAGTTATTTTCCTTCAAGTCGCTAAAGCTACATCAGTCCATCAACAATCACCACCGTTTCGAGCTGCTTCTTGACCTTGAGGCTGGGGGAAACAGATATGCCCACAACCTCAAGGACAGTGCCAAATGGATTGGAAAGTCCTTCGCCGTGTATGCAGGGGAGAAATCGGAAACCACCTTCATGGGGGTCGTTACGGGCGTGAGCCTGCACAGGAAGAACAGTGATTTCGGACATATTCTGGTGTCGGGATACTCTGAGACCTACCGCCTCGAGACCGACCTGAACTTCAACTCATGGACAGGATGCACCCTGGCTGACATCATCAAGGAGATGACTTCCAAGGCGGGGGTGAGTGCAAGGATAAATCCCGAATACACCGAGAAGCTCGACTACGTTTGCCAGTACAACGAGTCGGACTTCACGTTCATCAAGCGTCTTGCCCTGCAATACAACGAATGGCTCTACTATGACGGAATCGACCTGGTCTTCGGCCGACCCGTACATCTGCCGGATGCTGTGAAGCTCGAGTTCGGGACAAGCCTCTCGTCACTTGACATCGGAGTCAAGGCGCTGGCAAAGCCGGCAAAGGTGTTCTCCTATCATTCGCTCAACGACCAGACCATTGCTGCAGAAACCCCGAACAAGCCCACCGACAAGGACCAGCTGGGCTATGAGGCCTTCCAGGCTTCGCTCGAGATGTACAGGAATCCTGCAAGGCAGTATGCCCTGCCCCGCATCCACTACACCTCAGAGATGACGAGGTATGTCAGGAAGAAGCAGGAGGCAGCCACGGCCGAGTCGCACTATGTACTGGGGCAGAGTGAGACGGCAACCCTCGTCACGGGAAGCGTGGTGGACTTGAAGAGTTCCTTCCTCGAGCGGGCGGGCAGCCTGACGAGCGAGTCATTGGGCGAGTTCTTCATCACCGAGATAACACATACCGTGGGCGAGGATAGCTATTACAGCAATACGTTCAAGGCCATTCCTGCGGTCGTGGACACGCTGCCGGAGCCTGAAGTGGAGATGCCTGTTGCCGAACCGCAGATGGCCAGGGTCACCAGGAATGACGACAAGTTCGGTCACGGACGTGTGCAGGTGCAGATGAACTGGCAGACAGAGAAGATGTCTACGGACTGGCTGCGCGTCATGGCGCCAGACGGAGGAAGCAGCGACCAGGTGAAAAGCAACCGTGGCTTCGTGTTCATTCCCGAAGTGGGTGACCAGGTGCTGGTGGGATTCCGACACGGTGACCCCAACAGACCCTATGTCATGGGAAGCCTGTTCAACGGAACTACGGGCGCAGGAGGCGGAAAGGAAAATATTACTAAGACAATCGTAACGAGAAGTGGACACACGCTGGCTTTCAATGATATGGAGAATGGCAATTGGGGAATAACATTAAAGGATGCCAAAGGTAATGTTTTTCATATGGACACCAAAGGTTCCAGTATCAATATTACTGCTCCCCAGACTATAACCTTGAATGCCGCCAACATCATGCTCAACGCTTCCAATAAGATTGGTCTTCAATCATCCTCCGTGAGCAAAGATGGCACAAAGAACGGAGTAATTGAGATGGCGGCACTCAAGACTGTCAGTCTGAAATCAGATACGGAAGATATCAAAATCAGTGCTGAAAGTAAGGGTATCGGCTTGAAAGCCCAGACGGGAATTTCTTCTGAAAGCGATACACTCTCTTTAAATTCTCGAATTTCGTCATTGGATACGAAAGAACATTTGAAGATACAAGCTGATGGGGTTAATATGGATGGAGGATCGAGTATGAAAATCTCTTCCAGTGATACTGACATCATTTAA
- a CDS encoding polymorphic toxin-type HINT domain-containing protein, translating into MADQLEYVVRNALMVCDKGAAPAFFLPTHNTHIKIQGCLVANKLDKQPLVNIPTFGICSLTQKPCVPACTEWQKTYKLRVKGQETLLFRSEMPCSLGGKINFVTSGQIPLPDDAMEDIKALQEQGAKEDEDEGWGWLDTVELIPVVGSIVGAVREGMKGNWGMMAMNIGFLALDVAGLVSFGATTAASSAGKAGIKAGVKVAAKSAAKAVAKQVGKTGLKTAIKLTAKGARKAFCKSIDKIVGKASAGHVCVFACFPAGTKINTAVGLKNIEDIKAGDRVWSYDELTGETGLQDIVRTMVRESDHTVELYTEKEIIETTAEHPFLTGNGWKDAANLQTGDKIRSRNEEDIEIKDVKFSYRPRKVYNFEVSNWHTYFVGALQWLVHNACLTELARKGIEYARRILRGIKFNKVMVKKLGKKEFAHEVWLEGMKRRVDTVMKNGKKVISRKATQLSDVTEETAKKYIDEVAGYRGKGVQNPGRMKKGVTRIDENAKAELSIPKQEKPIPQTIKDHATEKKVDIIPEDEVSMENLNNW; encoded by the coding sequence ATGGCAGACCAATTGGAATATGTGGTAAGGAATGCCCTGATGGTGTGCGATAAGGGAGCTGCTCCTGCATTCTTCCTCCCGACCCACAACACGCACATTAAGATACAAGGATGCCTTGTTGCCAACAAGCTTGACAAGCAGCCGCTCGTGAACATTCCCACGTTCGGCATCTGCAGTCTTACGCAAAAGCCTTGTGTGCCTGCTTGTACGGAATGGCAGAAGACCTATAAGCTGCGGGTAAAAGGTCAAGAAACCCTCCTGTTCAGGTCAGAGATGCCCTGTAGCTTGGGCGGAAAGATTAATTTTGTGACCAGCGGCCAGATTCCGTTGCCTGATGATGCAATGGAGGATATCAAAGCCTTGCAGGAACAAGGGGCTAAGGAAGATGAAGATGAGGGTTGGGGCTGGCTTGATACTGTAGAATTGATTCCCGTAGTCGGTTCCATCGTCGGTGCTGTTCGCGAGGGAATGAAAGGCAACTGGGGAATGATGGCCATGAACATCGGTTTCCTAGCCTTGGATGTTGCCGGGCTTGTATCGTTTGGGGCGACTACCGCAGCCTCCTCTGCAGGTAAAGCCGGTATTAAGGCTGGCGTTAAGGTTGCGGCCAAGTCTGCTGCCAAAGCCGTAGCCAAACAGGTCGGCAAGACAGGACTGAAGACCGCAATAAAACTAACGGCCAAGGGAGCAAGGAAAGCTTTCTGCAAATCTATTGACAAGATTGTCGGCAAGGCTTCTGCCGGGCATGTCTGTGTCTTTGCCTGTTTCCCTGCAGGGACTAAAATCAATACGGCTGTCGGATTGAAGAACATTGAGGATATCAAGGCCGGTGACAGGGTCTGGTCGTATGACGAATTGACTGGTGAGACAGGATTGCAGGATATCGTCCGGACGATGGTTCGTGAAAGTGATCATACCGTTGAACTATATACGGAAAAGGAAATCATAGAGACGACTGCTGAGCACCCTTTCCTTACAGGAAACGGTTGGAAAGATGCCGCTAATCTGCAAACAGGCGATAAGATAAGAAGCAGAAATGAAGAAGATATCGAAATAAAAGATGTAAAGTTCTCGTATCGGCCAAGGAAAGTTTATAACTTTGAGGTCTCTAATTGGCATACCTACTTTGTGGGGGCATTGCAGTGGCTGGTGCATAATGCCTGCTTGACAGAATTAGCAAGGAAGGGAATTGAATATGCCCGGCGTATATTACGTGGCATCAAATTCAATAAAGTGATGGTCAAGAAGCTCGGGAAGAAAGAGTTTGCACACGAAGTATGGTTAGAGGGAATGAAACGTCGTGTTGATACAGTGATGAAAAACGGCAAGAAGGTTATCAGCCGGAAGGCCACACAGTTGTCTGATGTGACAGAGGAGACAGCCAAGAAATATATTGACGAGGTCGCGGGGTATAGGGGAAAAGGAGTGCAGAATCCAGGTAGAATGAAAAAAGGCGTTACAAGAATAGATGAAAATGCCAAGGCTGAACTTTCTATTCCTAAACAGGAAAAGCCTATACCACAAACTATTAAGGATCATGCAACAGAAAAAAAAGTTGATATCATACCTGAAGATGAAGTAAGCATGGAAAACTTAAATAACTGGTAA
- a CDS encoding Imm70 family immunity protein, protein MAYCKKEFSYISPQKVIWDIEDLAQQPPWGNDISEDITDLSNYFVTSEGEDLFDVLFKAFGRAKDDHENVEIKQL, encoded by the coding sequence ATTGCATACTGTAAAAAAGAATTTTCTTATATATCTCCTCAAAAAGTAATATGGGATATAGAAGATTTGGCACAGCAACCTCCTTGGGGAAATGACATCTCGGAAGACATTACAGATTTGTCCAATTATTTTGTAACAAGCGAAGGAGAAGACCTTTTTGATGTACTATTTAAGGCTTTTGGGCGCGCGAAAGATGACCATGAGAATGTAGAAATTAAACAATTGTAG
- a CDS encoding polymorphic toxin-type HINT domain-containing protein yields MGGKINFVTSGQIPLPDDAMEDIKALQEQGAKEDEDEGWGWLDTVELIPVVASIVGAVREGMKGNWGMMAMNIGFLALDVAGLVSFGATTAASSAGKAGIKAGVKVAAKSAAKAVAKQVGKTGLKTAVKLTAKGARKAFCKSIDKIVGKASAGHVCVFACFPAGTKINTDGGLKNIEDIKAGDRVWSYDELTGETGFQEIVRTMVRESDHTVELYTEEEIIETTVEHPFLTDNGWKDAADLQTGDRIKSRNEEDIEIKDVKFSYKPRKVYNFEVSNWHTYFVGALQWLVHNAKKCLSKLPQQIHHFATNKSKKYTKHFKRIANKFKLDLNGSWNKEALPHRGRHPYKYHDWVLKRMRIASKKAGKDQEKFLNLFEKDIKAEVRKNPELLRKSGWEK; encoded by the coding sequence TTGGGTGGAAAGATTAATTTTGTGACCAGCGGCCAGATTCCGTTGCCTGATGATGCAATGGAGGATATCAAAGCCTTGCAGGAGCAAGGGGCTAAGGAAGATGAAGATGAGGGTTGGGGCTGGCTTGATACTGTAGAATTGATTCCCGTAGTCGCTTCCATCGTCGGTGCTGTCCGTGAGGGGATGAAAGGCAACTGGGGAATGATGGCCATGAACATCGGTTTCCTAGCCTTGGATGTTGCCGGGCTTGTATCGTTTGGGGCGACTACCGCAGCCTCCTCTGCAGGTAAAGCCGGTATTAAGGCTGGCGTTAAGGTTGCGGCCAAGTCTGCTGCCAAAGCCGTAGCCAAACAGGTCGGCAAGACAGGGCTGAAAACAGCAGTGAAACTAACGGCCAAGGGAGCAAGGAAAGCTTTCTGCAAATCTATTGACAAGATTGTCGGCAAGGCTTCTGCCGGGCATGTCTGTGTCTTTGCCTGTTTCCCTGCAGGGACTAAAATCAATACGGATGGCGGACTGAAGAACATTGAGGATATCAAGGCGGGTGACAGGGTCTGGTCGTATGACGAATTGACTGGTGAGACAGGATTTCAGGAAATCGTCCGGACGATGGTTCGTGAAAGTGATCATACCGTTGAACTATATACGGAAGAGGAAATCATAGAGACGACTGTCGAGCATCCTTTCCTTACAGACAACGGTTGGAAAGATGCCGCTGATCTGCAAACAGGTGATAGGATAAAAAGCAGAAATGAAGAAGATATCGAAATAAAAGATGTAAAGTTCTCGTATAAGCCGAGGAAAGTTTATAACTTTGAAGTCTCTAACTGGCATACTTATTTCGTGGGGGCATTGCAGTGGCTGGTGCATAACGCTAAAAAATGCTTAAGTAAACTACCTCAGCAAATACATCATTTTGCAACGAACAAAAGTAAGAAATATACTAAGCACTTTAAAAGAATTGCTAATAAATTTAAATTAGATTTGAATGGAAGTTGGAATAAAGAAGCGTTGCCACATCGGGGAAGACATCCTTACAAATACCATGATTGGGTTTTAAAACGGATGAGAATTGCTTCAAAGAAAGCAGGTAAAGACCAAGAGAAATTTCTTAATCTGTTTGAAAAGGATATAAAAGCGGAAGTCAGAAAGAATCCTGAATTGTTACGAAAGTCAGGATGGGAAAAATAA
- a CDS encoding imm11 family protein has translation MKYNIFSFRESDDYDKKRYGFAESPDSVDPIDIYQGLPLEKPWSEPMFELTEGHFSDYLSNDCDWVLCSEKLKQCIETNAINATDITWCSVAVNDGDVVKTYYALLMETPMKEILDTEKSRKLRDGKIYLPHFVYDKIKDVDIFALEEEYLGGLYISERLKLIIEAENLAGVGFEDWYAS, from the coding sequence ATGAAATATAATATTTTTTCATTCAGAGAAAGCGATGACTATGACAAAAAACGCTATGGTTTCGCCGAATCACCCGACAGCGTTGATCCCATAGATATATACCAAGGCTTGCCTTTAGAAAAGCCTTGGAGTGAGCCAATGTTTGAATTAACCGAAGGGCATTTTTCCGATTACCTAAGTAATGATTGCGATTGGGTTTTATGTTCTGAGAAATTGAAACAGTGCATCGAAACAAATGCTATCAATGCAACAGATATAACCTGGTGTTCGGTTGCCGTTAACGACGGAGATGTAGTGAAGACTTATTATGCACTACTTATGGAAACGCCCATGAAGGAAATCTTGGACACAGAGAAGTCCAGAAAGCTAAGAGACGGGAAAATATATCTTCCGCATTTTGTTTATGACAAGATAAAGGATGTGGACATATTTGCTTTAGAAGAGGAATATCTCGGTGGTTTATATATATCAGAGAGGTTGAAGCTGATTATCGAGGCTGAAAACTTAGCTGGTGTTGGATTTGAGGATTGGTATGCATCATAA
- a CDS encoding imm11 family protein, whose protein sequence is METEKVYFVESSEDYDDQHYGFAFSDEDLSPADIQNWKQDIAWKELKMELKEGEFADYLVNDLNIPLCSKRLKDLIVKHADNSDDFTWYPIIIQSASSWDQERYYYLKTNILLDNVIDLEKSDIEKGIVYVPYFIKEKTRDIFRCAYDKSYLFVSQALKDVITNNNITGISFETWE, encoded by the coding sequence ATGGAAACAGAAAAAGTATATTTCGTTGAAAGCAGTGAAGATTATGATGATCAACACTATGGCTTTGCCTTTTCTGATGAAGATTTGTCGCCAGCTGATATTCAGAATTGGAAACAAGATATTGCTTGGAAAGAATTAAAGATGGAGTTGAAGGAAGGAGAGTTTGCAGACTATTTGGTTAATGATTTAAATATACCGCTATGCTCTAAGCGCTTAAAAGATTTGATAGTGAAACATGCTGATAATTCCGATGATTTTACTTGGTATCCCATCATAATACAATCTGCCTCATCTTGGGATCAAGAAAGATACTATTACTTAAAAACTAATATCTTATTAGACAATGTAATAGACCTTGAAAAATCAGATATTGAGAAAGGGATAGTGTATGTTCCATACTTTATAAAAGAAAAGACACGGGATATATTCCGCTGTGCCTATGACAAGTCATACTTGTTTGTTTCACAAGCGCTAAAAGACGTTATTACCAATAACAACATAACCGGAATAAGTTTTGAAACTTGGGAGTAG